TGCCAAGAATGTAGCCAGCCAGCCGGAAGTATTCCAGATGACGCTCACGGACAAGGATAAGTTCATACTCGACAAATATGGCGTGCAGACCTACAGCCAGCTGTTCGCTGAGCCGGTGCCGCGTCCGTACTTCCCGGCCTGGGGCTTCACCAAGGAGCAGAATTCCCCGGAACAGCTGTGGGAAGCCAGCAAGGATGAGCTGACGAAGAAGTATTTCCCTAAGCTTGTGCTGACCACCCCGGACAAATTCGATTCCGTCTGGGAGGAATATATGAAGGAATTCGGCAAGCTGGATACGGCCGGATATGAGAAATGGACGACAGAGCAGGTCAAAGCGAAGGTTGAACTGGCGAACCAATAAGAGGAGGACGGGAGAGGCCGGACCTGCACCGCCGGTGCCGGTCTTTCCCGGTTGCCGCCTGGCCCGCCCGGTGTTTGGAAGGAGAGAACACGGATGAATAACAATACAGTACCAGCCATGCCCCGCCCGGCGGAGAACAAGCAGCAATCCGGCCGGATGAGGCTGTTCTTCAGGAAGCTGTACCAGCAGCGCGCGCTCGCTGTGATGTCTGTCCCTTTTCTGATCTGGCTGATTATCTTCAAATATTTGCCGCTATGGGGCTGGAGCATCGCCTTCCAGGATTACAAGCCGGCCAAGAAATTCATGGAGCAGACCTGGATTGGCTTCGAGCATTTCAAATTCCTGTTCGGGGATGACCGGTTCCTGCGGGTACTGCGCAATACACTGGCGATGAGCTCGATTAATCTGTTTTTTGGTTTCGTCACTGCGATTACCCTGGCCCTGCTGCTGAACGAGGTGCGCAATATCGCCTTCAAGCGGGTCGTACAGACCGTCAGCTATCTGCCGCACTTCATCTCCTGGGTGGTTGCGGCCAGCATTATTCAGACCACATTGTCACCGGATGGTACGATCAACCAGCTGCTGGTGGGACTTGGCTTCATTGACCGCGGCAATGAGATTCTTTTTCTGGGCATCCCGGAGTACTTCTGGACGATCTTCGGCGCCAGCTCGGTCTGGAAGGATATCGGCTGGAATACGATTGTGTATCTGGCGGCCATGACAACGATTGACCCTACGCAGTATGAAGCTGCCGAAATCGACGGGGCGAACCGCTTCAAGAAAATGATCTACGTCACGCTCCCGGGCATCAAATCAGTTGTGATTGTCCTGCTGATTATGAATATCGGCTATCTGCTGGAATCGGGATTCGAGCCGCAGTATCTGCTGGGCAACGGCATGAATGTGGACTATTCCGAGAACATTGACATATTCGTCCTGAAATACGGTATTGCCCAGAGCAACTTCTCTCTATCCATCGCAGCGGGCATGTTCAAGACGGTGGTCAGCTTCATTCTGCTGTTCCTGGCGAACAATGCTGCGAAGCGCATGGGCGAAGCGAGACTGTACTAGAAAAGGAGGCACAGGTATGCCCAGGATCAGCTCTTCCATCGGCGACCGCTTGTTTGTCATCTGCAATTACACCTTCATGGTTATACTCATGATTGTGACGCTCTATCCGTTCATTAATGTGCTGGCCGTTTCGCTTAACAGCGCGCAGGATTCGATCAAGGGCGGCATCTATTTGCTCCCGAGAGAATGGACGCTGGCGAATTACAATTACATTTTCAAGGAAGCTACGATCTTTCATGCCACGTTCATCTCTGTGCTGCGGACCGTGATCGGCACGGTAGTGACTGTCTTCTGCTCGGCGATGCTCGCGTATACACTCAGCAGGCAGGATTATGTGCTGCGCAAGTTCATCACGATTGCCTTCATTATGACGATGTACTTCAACGGCGGCCTGATTCCGAACTATCTGCTGATCCGCGATCTGGGCATGGTGGGCAGCTTCTGGGTCTACATTCTCCCGGGAATCATCGGTGTGTTCAACCTGATCATTATCCGTTCCTTCATTGAAAATCTGCCGGAGAGCATTATCGAATCGGCGAAGATTGACGGGGCGGGCGACTTCAGAACCTTTTTCAGCCTCATTCTGCCGCTGACGGTGCCCGTGCTGGCTACGGTGGCGCTGTTCTCGGGAGTGTTCCAGTGGAATTCTTGGTTCGATGTGTTCCTCTACAATTCCTCGGATGAGAAGCTAAGCACTCTGCAATATGAGCTGCAGAAGATTCTGCAGAACTCTAACACTACCACCGGCACCTCGTCGCTGGACGGGATGATCCAGGGGGCAACCGGAGGGCAGCAGAACGCGGTCACGCCGATGTCTGTCCGGGCCACGATGACGATTGTCGCCTCGGTGCCGATTATTATGGTCTATCCGTTCCTGCAGAAGTATTTCGTGAAGGGTATGATGGTCGGCGGGGTAAAAGGTTAGCTTGTCTATATTGTATACAACCGTGTTTCACATAGCAGGAATTACTTTAAGGGGATCGTATGCCGGGTGTACTTGGTATGCGGTCTTTTCTATTAGGTTTGTATACATGGTTATAGCAATATAGAGCAGATTCATTTAAAATGTCCATATGACATACAAGAAAGAGGAGGATTTCTCATATGGAATATCATGTTGCAATGCAAGGGAGCGATCAGGCTCCCGGTACGGCGGATAAGCCCTTCCGCTCCATCTCCCGCGCCGCGGCGCTGGCGGAGCCGGGAGATACGGTAACCGTTCATGCGGGTACATACAGGGAATGGGTTAGCCCGGCTAACGGGGGGACAGAGGAGCAGAGGATTGTATATCAGGCTGCCGGGGACGGGGAAGTGGTCATCACAGGCGCTGAGCCTGTAGCAGACTGGCAGGATGAAGGCGACGGGGTCTGGAGTACAGCGGTGCCGAACAGCCTGTTTGCGGTGCGTAATCCTTTTAAGGAGAAATTGTATGGCGACTGGCTGTTTGAAGGGGCGTTCGAGCCGCATCTGGGCGACGTCTATCTGGACGGCAAATCGCTGTATGAATGTGATAGCGTTACCAAGCTGCATGATCCCCAGGTATGGCCGCAGGCCAAATACGCGGAGGATTCTCTCCTGCAGTGGTATGCGGAGGTCAGCTCCAATGCTACTAAAATCTGGGCGAACTTCGGGGGCAAGGACCCCCGGCGGGAGAATGTGGAGATCAGCGTGCGCCCTTATTGCTTCTGGCCGGAGCAGACCGGACGGGGTTATATAACCGTCAAGGGCTTCACGCTCCGCCAGGCGGCTCCGCAGTGGGCACCGCCAACGGCATTGCAGGAAGGGCTGATCGGCCCCCATTGGAGCAAAGGCTGGATCATTGAAGACAACCACATCTGCGAGTCCAAATGCACAGGGGTGAGCCTGGGCAAAGAAATCTCAACCGGGCACAACGAATGGTCAAAGGGCCGGATGAAGGGCGGGACGCAGCGGGAGCAGGAGGTTATTTTCCGCGCACTCCGTAAGGATTGGCATAAGGACAACATCGGCTGCCATATCGTCCGCAATAATGTGATCCATGACTGTGAGCAGGCCGGAGTCGTCGGCCATTTGGGCGGGGCCTTCAGCCAGATTGTCCAGAACCGGATTTATAACATCCATCATAAACGGATTTTTCATGGGGCAGAGGTTGGCGGAATCAAGCTTCATGCGTCGCTGGATACCCAGATTAGCGGGAATGTGATTTATAGCTCCTACCGGGCGTTGTGGCTGGACTGGCAGGCGCAGGGCACCCGGATTAGCCGGAATGTGTTCTACGACAATCTGTCCGAGGACTTCTTCATGGAGGTCTGCCACGGTCCTTATATGGTCGATCACAACCTGTTCCTGTCGCCGATGAACTTCCGCAATATGGCCCAGGGCGGCGCGTTCGTCCATAATCTGTTTGCCGGCCGGTTCGTGGTGCGTCCCGAGCTTACCCGCTATACACCGTACCATATGCCGCATGAGACGGCGGTCGCCGGGTACAGCAATATCGCGGGCGGGGATGACCGGTATTATAACAATATCTTCCTGCGTGATGAGGACACGGACAATGAGGTCGTGCCGATGACGTTCTTCGAGCATCTGCCGCTTGCCCCGCGGGAGCAGCTTAACGATAACGGTGAACGGGTGATGGACGGGATTCCTGACAACTCCCGCTGTTATCTCCATCCGGTAGGATTGGGCGGCTACAATGAGCACCCGAATGCGCTGGATAAGCAGTGGTGGGAATTCACCAAGGAAGAGATCAAGGCGCTGATTGATTCCGGGAAGCCGTTCCATCCCGAGCAGATGCCTCTTCCTGTAGCTGTACAGGGCAATCTGTATCTGAAAGAGGCGGTGCCGGGTACACATGAGCCGAATGCGAAGATCTATGCCGACCAAGGCATTGAGATTGAGGTGGATCCGGCCTCCGGCAAGGTGCAGGTGCATATTGTGAACCCTGAGCTGCTGCGGGCCGCAGCGCCTACGGTAGTGACTACGGATCTGCTGGGCCGAAGCTATCACGCCGAGATGCGCTATGAGGAGCCGGATGGCTCGCCGTACCGGTTCGACCGCGACTTCTTCGGTAAGCAGCGCCCGGACTCAAATGTGACACCAGGACCATTTGAGCTGACGGAGGATAGTCCGGTGAAGATTGTGTTGTAGAGGTTGGAGGAAAGCCTGTCCCTGGGGACAGGCTTTTGTGTTTTTTAAGGAAGGATACTCTCTCCACGAAGGCGGGGAACCGGATGTGTGCGGGGCCGAGCGGACCGAATGTATGCTGAAAACAGTATTCAATGGGCTGTGCGTGGGCGAGTGGGCCGAATGTATGAAATGATCCTAACAGATCTCTGCCTATAAAGGGATGGGAGACTTCCATATAATAGAAGAAGCTTGAAATGATTAGAGTCGAATGGAGTTGAGGAGATGAAGGCAGTTCATGAGAAGTATACAGACACCCCGGAGAATTTCAACACCGTTCATGCCTTTTTAAGAAAAATGGTAACTTTGACGGGGAAGCTTCAGACTTGGGAATTTGTCAGATTCGAGTTCTGGAAACGGCACGAAGCGTCCAAGAGTGCAGACCCTGATTTCATGGAAAATAATGCACACCTATGGAGGAATGAAGCCGGTGAGATTACAGGCCTGTTCATTTCCGAATCCGGGGGCAGCTTCTTCAGCATAATGGTCCACCCGGGTTACCCGCATCTGGCGGACGAGATGGTCGCATGGACCCGGAAGGTATGGGGCGAGGGGAAAAAGAAACTCAACACGGATTGCTATCCCTATGGTGTGGAGGTTCAGGCTCTATTAGACCAGGGATTCGTTCAGGATTCCCATATCGGGAATACAAGAAGATACGATCTTGTGCATACTGAGTACACTTTGAACCTGGAAGAAGGCTTCTACATCAGGTGCATGGCGGAAGGGGCAGACGATGAAGCCAAAAGCGAATTAATAGAACAGGTTTTCTCTCCGGCTGATCCTATCCCGGTAAAAACTGAGTACTGGAGAAAACATTTGCCCTCCTATGATGCGGAGCTGGATTTTTCGGTAGTGGATGATAAAGGGAGTCCTATTGCCTTCTGTTTCGGATTCGTGGATCAGGATAACGGGATCGCGGTTATTGAGACGATTGGGACTCACCCGGATTACCGGCAACGCGGCTTCGGCAAATCTGTCATTTCAGCATGCTTCAACCGCCTGAAGGAGCAAGGTGTGACAACGGCATATATTACGGGGTTCTCTCCCGAGGCTAATGCACTCTATCAATCTCTGCACCCGGTGGAGATCATTCCAATTCATTCGTATGTGTATGAACGTCAAATCTAGTCCGTGCAGGCGCTAAAGATACATTTCCATGCTCCATATATATTTTTCTGCAACAGTTTCCTCAGCAGGATTTCGCACTTAGTTTATCGAATAAACAAAGTGTAGAGATATACATATAATCTATGAGAGGAATGAGCAGCATGGACACGAATCAGCAGAAGTATACAACACAAGCAGCGGGGTATGATCAGAAGAGAGAAGGGATTGAGCACGGGAAGATCCGCATGATTGAATACCCCTCTGCCACAGTAGGCAACACCCGGAAGGCCAGAGTCTATACGCCGCCTGGATACTCTAGCACAGAGAAATATAGTGTCTTGTATCTGCTGCACGGCATTGGCGGAGATGAAGACGAATGGTACACTCACGGCACGCCACAGATTATTCTGGACAACCTTTATGCTGATCACAAGCTGAAGCCCATGATTGTTGTATTGCCGAACGGGCGGGCGATGTTAAATGACCGGGCGGAGGGCGACATCTTCGCTCCTGATAAGCTGGAAGCCTTTGCAACCTTTGAGTCTGATCTGCTGAACGATCTCATCCCTTATATTGAAGCGAACTATTCTGTCCTGACGGACCGGGAGCACCGTGCGCTGGCCGGGTTGTCCATGGGCGGAGGGCAATCGCTCAACATGGGTCTGAACAACCTGGACCATTTTGCCTGGGTGGGGGCGTTCTCTCCGGCCCCGAACACGAAGGAGCCTGAGCTGCTGGTCCCTGATCCGCAAAAGGTAGCGGACGCGCTTAACCTGCTCTGGTTATCCTGCGGAGACCGGGACAACCTCAAATATGTCAGCGACCGCACCCATGCTTACTTCTTGGAACACAACGTGCCGCATATCTGGGTGGAAGAGCAGGGCGACCACGACTGGCCGGTCTGGAAGAACGGGCTGTATCAGTTCGCTCAGCTTATTTTTTAATTGGTGTAGGGGGCGCCCAGAGGGGGGCGTCCTATTCTGGCGTCTGCTTACGTCCACGGGTCGCACAAGAATGCACTGTACGAGGCTAAGGAGACGTTGCGGGGAAGCAGATGGATTTTATACACTTGCTAATGAAATAATTTCCCTTACGGGAACAGGAGTTGGATAAACAGCACTTAATTCATCGTAATTCACCTGAAGTGGGTGAAATCTATAAATTAGATGCGCTTTTTCCACTTGTTGCGCGGTATTTCTCAGGAATCGGGAAATTAAGATACGTTATCCAATTGTTTGCCCGTGAGGCATTCGAACGGCTGGAGATGTTGGTTAGTTGGCCTGGATAGGGTGCTGGAAGTCGCGAAAAAGGCAGCCCCAAGCCATTGACATGGCTCCAGGGCTGCCTCTTCTTTT
This region of Paenibacillus sp. FSL K6-1096 genomic DNA includes:
- a CDS encoding carbohydrate ABC transporter permease, whose product is MPRISSSIGDRLFVICNYTFMVILMIVTLYPFINVLAVSLNSAQDSIKGGIYLLPREWTLANYNYIFKEATIFHATFISVLRTVIGTVVTVFCSAMLAYTLSRQDYVLRKFITIAFIMTMYFNGGLIPNYLLIRDLGMVGSFWVYILPGIIGVFNLIIIRSFIENLPESIIESAKIDGAGDFRTFFSLILPLTVPVLATVALFSGVFQWNSWFDVFLYNSSDEKLSTLQYELQKILQNSNTTTGTSSLDGMIQGATGGQQNAVTPMSVRATMTIVASVPIIMVYPFLQKYFVKGMMVGGVKG
- a CDS encoding alpha/beta hydrolase-fold protein, with the protein product MDTNQQKYTTQAAGYDQKREGIEHGKIRMIEYPSATVGNTRKARVYTPPGYSSTEKYSVLYLLHGIGGDEDEWYTHGTPQIILDNLYADHKLKPMIVVLPNGRAMLNDRAEGDIFAPDKLEAFATFESDLLNDLIPYIEANYSVLTDREHRALAGLSMGGGQSLNMGLNNLDHFAWVGAFSPAPNTKEPELLVPDPQKVADALNLLWLSCGDRDNLKYVSDRTHAYFLEHNVPHIWVEEQGDHDWPVWKNGLYQFAQLIF
- a CDS encoding right-handed parallel beta-helix repeat-containing protein; this encodes MEYHVAMQGSDQAPGTADKPFRSISRAAALAEPGDTVTVHAGTYREWVSPANGGTEEQRIVYQAAGDGEVVITGAEPVADWQDEGDGVWSTAVPNSLFAVRNPFKEKLYGDWLFEGAFEPHLGDVYLDGKSLYECDSVTKLHDPQVWPQAKYAEDSLLQWYAEVSSNATKIWANFGGKDPRRENVEISVRPYCFWPEQTGRGYITVKGFTLRQAAPQWAPPTALQEGLIGPHWSKGWIIEDNHICESKCTGVSLGKEISTGHNEWSKGRMKGGTQREQEVIFRALRKDWHKDNIGCHIVRNNVIHDCEQAGVVGHLGGAFSQIVQNRIYNIHHKRIFHGAEVGGIKLHASLDTQISGNVIYSSYRALWLDWQAQGTRISRNVFYDNLSEDFFMEVCHGPYMVDHNLFLSPMNFRNMAQGGAFVHNLFAGRFVVRPELTRYTPYHMPHETAVAGYSNIAGGDDRYYNNIFLRDEDTDNEVVPMTFFEHLPLAPREQLNDNGERVMDGIPDNSRCYLHPVGLGGYNEHPNALDKQWWEFTKEEIKALIDSGKPFHPEQMPLPVAVQGNLYLKEAVPGTHEPNAKIYADQGIEIEVDPASGKVQVHIVNPELLRAAAPTVVTTDLLGRSYHAEMRYEEPDGSPYRFDRDFFGKQRPDSNVTPGPFELTEDSPVKIVL
- a CDS encoding ABC transporter permease subunit codes for the protein MPRPAENKQQSGRMRLFFRKLYQQRALAVMSVPFLIWLIIFKYLPLWGWSIAFQDYKPAKKFMEQTWIGFEHFKFLFGDDRFLRVLRNTLAMSSINLFFGFVTAITLALLLNEVRNIAFKRVVQTVSYLPHFISWVVAASIIQTTLSPDGTINQLLVGLGFIDRGNEILFLGIPEYFWTIFGASSVWKDIGWNTIVYLAAMTTIDPTQYEAAEIDGANRFKKMIYVTLPGIKSVVIVLLIMNIGYLLESGFEPQYLLGNGMNVDYSENIDIFVLKYGIAQSNFSLSIAAGMFKTVVSFILLFLANNAAKRMGEARLY
- a CDS encoding GNAT family N-acetyltransferase, with protein sequence MKAVHEKYTDTPENFNTVHAFLRKMVTLTGKLQTWEFVRFEFWKRHEASKSADPDFMENNAHLWRNEAGEITGLFISESGGSFFSIMVHPGYPHLADEMVAWTRKVWGEGKKKLNTDCYPYGVEVQALLDQGFVQDSHIGNTRRYDLVHTEYTLNLEEGFYIRCMAEGADDEAKSELIEQVFSPADPIPVKTEYWRKHLPSYDAELDFSVVDDKGSPIAFCFGFVDQDNGIAVIETIGTHPDYRQRGFGKSVISACFNRLKEQGVTTAYITGFSPEANALYQSLHPVEIIPIHSYVYERQI